GGATCGACGCGATCGCGTCGGAGACCGATTCCCCCGCGAAACACCGCCGCCCCGAGAAGCATTCGAACAGGATGCATCCGAAGGCCCAGATGTCCGTCCTCTTGTCGATCGCCTTTCCCCGTGCCTGCTCCGGGCTCATGAACTCGACCGTCCCGAGAATCACGCCGGGACGCGTATCCTCCATCGGAGGCGCGGTCATCTCCTGCGAGCGCGCGTCGTCCGACTTCAGGTTCCCCATCATCTTGGCGAGCCCGAGGTCGAGGATCTTCACGCGGCCCTGCGGCGTGACCATCACGTTGGAGGGCTTGAGATCGCGGTGGATGATGCCGCGATCGTGGGCCGCCTCGAGCGCCTCGGCGATCTGGCGGGCGATCCGGAGCGCCTCGGTCGGGCCGAGCGTGCCCCGGAGACGCTCGGTCAGCGTCTCGCCAGCGACGAGCTCGAGGACGAGGTAGCGCGTCTCTCCCGATTCCTCCGCGCCGTAGATCGCCGCGATTCCCGGGTGATTCACCGACGCGAGGAGCCGCGCCTCGCGCTCGAACCGCAAAACCCGGCCCGGGTCGCGGCCGACGGCCTCGGGAAGGACCTTCAGCGCGACCTCCCGCCCGAGTTTCGTGTCGTGCGCCCGGTACACCTCCCCCATGCCCCCGACTCCGAGAAGGCCGATGACCTCGTAGTTGCCGAGCCGAGTACCCGCCGCCAGAGTCACGAGCCCTCCACGCCGCTGACCCGGCCGAAAGGGTGTTTCCCGAAAGAATACACCGGCCGCCGTGCGATGATCCGCCGAATGTCCTCCCCTTCGAGGCCGGAATCGGCGGCGGGATCGAAGCCGCCCGATCTCGCCCGACGCCTCGGGGCGCGGGACCTGATGCTCCTCGCCGCGGGCACCACGATCGGCGGCGGAATCTTCCTCACGCCGGCCGCGATCGCCCGCCAGATCCCCGACCTGCGATGGATCCTCGCGGCCTGGATCACGGGAGGAATCCTCACGATCGCCGGCGGCCTCGTCTATGCGGAGCTCGGCGCCCTGTTTCCCGAGGCGGGAGGAACGTACGCCTATCTCCGCGAGGCGTACGGCGACCTCCCCGCGTTCCTCTACGGGTGGATCGCCTGTTTCGTCATCGACACGGGAGCGATGGCGGCGATCACCGTGGGACTGGCGGAGTACCTCGGCGTCTTCTTCCCCCGGATCGGCTCGCACGTCGTCGCCTTTCGCATCGGTTCCCTGCCGGTATCGACCGGGCAGGTCGTGGCGATCGGCGCGGTGGCGGTCCTGTCGGCGACGCACATCCTCGGCGTGCGCGAGGGAGTTCGCATCCAGGGGGCCTTCTCGTCCGTGATCATCCTGGCGATGCTCGTGCTGTCGATCGGCGGGATCGCCGCCCACGGCGCCGCGAAGACTTCCCCTTCCCGCCCCGTGTCGGCGGGGGCGTTCGCCGGTACGATGATCGCCGTGCTGTTCAGCTACGCCGGATGGACCGAAGCGCTGACGGCCTCGGGCGAGGTCGAACGTCCCCGGCGGAACATCCCGCTCGGCCTGATCTCGGGAACGGGGATCGTGATCGTGCTTTACCTCGGCGTGAACGTCGCGTTCCTGAGGACGATGTCCGTCGCCGAACTCGGCGCCGCGGCGCGGCCGGCGCAGGTCGCGTCGCTCGCCCTCTTCGGCGCGGGAGCGACCCTCCTGTTGTCGGGGGCGATCGTCGCCATGGCGATCGGCTCCGCATCGGCGGCGGTCGTTCCTCCGGCCCGGATCGCCTACGCGATGGCCCGCGACGGATTCCTTCCCGCGAAACTCGGGCGTGTCCACCCGCGGTTCCGGACGCCGGCTCTCTCGATCGCGATCTTCGCGCTGTGGACCTCGATCCTCTGCCTCTCGGGACGATACGACCAGCTCTTCACCTACGCGACGTTTGCGATCATCCTCGCCTACGTCGCGGCGGGAATCTCGATCTTCGTCTTTCGGCGCAGGCTCCCGGACGCCGATCGCCCCTACCGCTGCTGGGGATATCCCTGGACTCCCCTGCTCTTCATCGGAAGCTCGCTCGCCGTCGCGGTTGCGACGATCGCGGCGCAGCCCAAGGAGACGCTCGCCGGCCTCGCGATCATGGTGACCGGGATTCCCGTGTATTATTGGATGCGGAATCGACGGCGGTGAAACCTCTCTAGAACCGCGGCCGTCGCAAATACCCCGTGAGGATCGAGCGCGGCTCGCACGTCTTTCGGAGAGCGACGACAGTATCCGGCGAACTCGACCTCGCGGCAGCAGGAAGGGAGCCGCCGCTGTCACGAGACATCAGCCCTCCTACTCTCCCTTTGACGGTCGTGCGGTCTGGAGCACTTTCCCGTCATAGACGACCTTTCCGCCGACGAGCGTCAGCACCGACGTCGTCTTCGGCAGGTCCGGCGCGGACACGGTGAAGATGTCCTGCGACAAGACCGCGAGGTCGGCGAGCTTACCCGCCTCCAAGCTTCCCTTCTCCCTTTCAGCGAACTCGGCATAGGCGGACCCGAGCGTGTAGGCGGTCACGGCCTGCTCGCGCGTGATCGCC
This sequence is a window from Thermoanaerobaculia bacterium. Protein-coding genes within it:
- a CDS encoding amino acid permease, whose protein sequence is MSSPSRPESAAGSKPPDLARRLGARDLMLLAAGTTIGGGIFLTPAAIARQIPDLRWILAAWITGGILTIAGGLVYAELGALFPEAGGTYAYLREAYGDLPAFLYGWIACFVIDTGAMAAITVGLAEYLGVFFPRIGSHVVAFRIGSLPVSTGQVVAIGAVAVLSATHILGVREGVRIQGAFSSVIILAMLVLSIGGIAAHGAAKTSPSRPVSAGAFAGTMIAVLFSYAGWTEALTASGEVERPRRNIPLGLISGTGIVIVLYLGVNVAFLRTMSVAELGAAARPAQVASLALFGAGATLLLSGAIVAMAIGSASAAVVPPARIAYAMARDGFLPAKLGRVHPRFRTPALSIAIFALWTSILCLSGRYDQLFTYATFAIILAYVAAGISIFVFRRRLPDADRPYRCWGYPWTPLLFIGSSLAVAVATIAAQPKETLAGLAIMVTGIPVYYWMRNRRR